TGAGTTCTTGCTGCATGTGCTGCATCGTGTCTGCTAGCTGAAAAGCAAGGCGTGAAACATCCTGAAACTCCTCTGCGGTTAGCTCAATGGCCCAATGGTCAGACCCCAAAAGCGCACAGTAGGGGTGGCGACTGGGATCCCAGCCAATGCGCCATCCTGAGCCGGAACGCATCTGTCTATCTGAAGAGAACGCCATCCCTATGAATCAAAAGCGGA
Above is a genomic segment from Synechococcales cyanobacterium T60_A2020_003 containing:
- a CDS encoding DUF1818 family protein, translating into MAFSSDRQMRSGSGWRIGWDPSRHPYCALLGSDHWAIELTAEEFQDVSRLAFQLADTMQHMQQELMDEERISCEAESDRVWVEVEGYPQSYELRFIVLGDRGVEGQWPAEVVPYLLKALQMISIF